In Electrophorus electricus isolate fEleEle1 chromosome 14, fEleEle1.pri, whole genome shotgun sequence, a single window of DNA contains:
- the LOC113591659 gene encoding muscarinic acetylcholine receptor M3, producing the protein MNQTSRSDTGLFLSNNSPGMRDYPDTAFIPHDLANVSPLPWGANLTSSHNATLTPTAVYDPLGGHSVWQVIIIVLLTGSLSLLTIIGNILVLVSFKVNKQLKTVNNYYLLSLAFADLIIGVLSMNLYTTYIVMGKWTLGNWACDLWLAVDYVASNASVMNLLVISFDRYFSVTRPLTYRAKRTTKRAMTMIGLAWSISFVLWAPAILFWQYFVGQRTVPPGECYIQFLSEPIITFCTAMAAFYLPVTIMTVLYWRIYKETENRSKDLAGLKGSGNQEEATTMMPPAGCSRNSVGYEQNQLAQKDSGRKKPERFRFWPLGRRGRRARHAGDLEHSSSDSWNNNDAGVSLDQSDEDEDEEGTEARPIYSIAVGPSRVRPGENPAQRNPSEQHYPTPKGVALERPSSKGMRKTSPETPCVMDEPNTSGGPSGSGSPSVPLSSKDAALAKRFTSKAKMRAHKRRKMTLVKEKKAAQTLLAILFAFIITWTPYNIMVLVNTFCDGCIPESLWALGYWLCYVNSTVNPMCYALCNKTFRTTFRMILLCRWDGQNRIQTRTVAVAYRK; encoded by the coding sequence ATGAACCAGACCTCGAGATCCGACACTGGATTATTCCTGAGCAACAACTCCCCTGGAATGCGAGACTATCCCGACACCGCCTTTATCCCTCACGACCTCGCCAACGTCTCCCCCCTCCCATGGGGTGCCAACTTGACCAGCTCCCATAATGCAACGCTGACGCCCACTGCGGTGTATGACCCCCTGGGCGGTCACTCCGTGTGGCAGGTGATCATCATCGTCCTGCTGACGgggtctctgtctcttctcacAATCATTGGGAACATCCTGGTGCTTGTGTCTTTTAAGGTCAACAAGCAGTTGAAGACGGTGAATAATTATTATCTCCTCAGCCTGGCTTTCGCTGACCTCATCATCGGTGTCCTGTCAATGAACCTCTACACCACGTATATCGTCATGGGCAAGTGGACACTTGGGAACTGGGCGTGTGACCTGTGGCTGGCCGTCGACTACGTGGCCAGCAACGCTTCCGTCATGAACTTGCTGGTGATCAGCTTTGACAGGTACTTCTCTGTGACCAGGCCGCTGACGTACAGGGCCAAACGGACCACTAAGAGGGCGATGACCATGATCGGCCTGGCCTGGTCCATTTCTTTTGTGCTCTGGGCTCCTGCTATCCTGTTCTGGCAGTACTTTGTTGGGCAGAGGACGGTGCCGCCCGGGGAGTGTTACATCCAGTTCCTCTCCGAGCCCATCATCACGTTCTGCACTGCCATGGCCGCCTTCTACCTGCCTGTCACCATCATGACCGTGCTGTACTGGAGGATCTACAAGGAGACGGAGAACCGCTCCAAAGACCTAGCAGGGCTCAAGGGCTCGGGGAACCAGGAGGAAGCCACCACCatgatgccccctgctggctgctCTCGGAACAGCGTCGGCTACGAGCAGAACCAGCTGGCGCAGAAAGACTCCGGGAGGAAGAAGCCGGAGCGCTTCCGGTTCTGGCCGCTGGGTCGCAGAGGTCGGAGGGCGCGTCACGCTGGCGATCTGGAACACAGCAGTAGCGACAGCTGGAATAACAATGACGCCGGGGTGTCCCTTGACCAGTCAGACGAGGATGAGGACGAGGAGGGCACGGAGGCAAGGCCCATCTATTCCATTGCAGTCGGCCCTTCTCGAGTGCGACCTGGCGAGAACCCTGCGCAAAGGAACCCGTCCGAGCAGCACTACCCGACCCCCAAAGGCGTCGCCTTAGAAAGGCCATCCAGTAAAGGTATGCGCAAGACCTCCCCCGAGACCCCGTGCGTTATGGACGAGCCGAACACCTCCGGGGGTCCGTCTGGCTCCGGATCGCCCTCGGTGCCTCTTTCCTCCAAAGATGCGGCGTTGGCGAAGCGCTTCACCTCCAAGGCCAAGATGCGGGCGCACAAGCGCAGGAAGATGACGCTGGTGAAGGAGAAGAAGGCGGCACAGACGCTCCTGGCCATCCTCTTCGCCTTCATCATCACCTGGACGCCCTACAACATCATGGTGCTGGTCAACACCTTCTGCGACGGCTGCATCCCCGAGTCGCTGTGGGCGCTGGGCTACTGGCTCTGCTACGTCAACAGCACCGTCAACCCCATGTGCTACGCCCTGTGCAACAAGACCTTCCGCACCACCTTCCGGATGATCCTGCTCTGCCGCTGGGACGGCCAGAACCGGATCCAGACGAGGACCGTGGCGGTGGCCTACAGGAAGTAA